One window from the genome of Mumia sp. ZJ1417 encodes:
- a CDS encoding peptidylprolyl isomerase, producing the protein MRMRWIASMAAVLLLVTGCGGDDEDAGASVSAAQATITTNHGDITVTLFPDEAPETVANFVGLATGDKEWTDPESGDKKDEPLYDDTVFHRVIPGFMIQGGDPLGTGVGGPGYEFEDEIVDSLTFDRPYLLAMANAGPDTNGSQFFITTAETPHLDGLHTIFGEVADDASKAVVDEISAVQTGEMDAPVEPVVIESVVVAD; encoded by the coding sequence GTGCGCATGCGGTGGATCGCCTCGATGGCGGCGGTGTTGCTCCTCGTGACCGGTTGCGGCGGCGACGACGAGGACGCGGGTGCGTCCGTCTCGGCCGCGCAGGCGACGATCACGACCAACCACGGCGACATCACCGTGACGCTCTTCCCTGACGAGGCACCTGAGACCGTCGCAAACTTCGTCGGTCTCGCGACCGGCGACAAGGAGTGGACCGACCCGGAGTCGGGCGACAAGAAGGACGAGCCGCTCTACGACGACACCGTCTTCCACCGTGTGATCCCTGGCTTCATGATCCAAGGCGGCGACCCGCTCGGCACGGGCGTGGGCGGTCCTGGGTACGAGTTCGAGGACGAGATCGTCGACAGCCTCACGTTCGATCGCCCCTACCTGCTGGCGATGGCCAACGCGGGCCCGGACACCAACGGCTCCCAGTTCTTCATCACGACGGCCGAGACCCCGCACCTCGACGGACTGCACACGATCTTCGGCGAGGTCGCCGACGACGCGAGCAAGGCGGTCGTCGACGAGATCTCCGCGGTGCAGACCGGTGAGATGGATGCGCCCGTCGAGCCCGTGGTGATCGAGTCCGTCGTCGTGGCCGACTGA
- a CDS encoding WXG100 family type VII secretion target, which translates to MANMNVTYAEMESAATKLTDGQTEIEGTLSKLKSLVDQLVSDGYVTDKSSKAFNESYEEFNTGVKQTIEGLTGMSQYLTKAAEALAQTDEQLASALKG; encoded by the coding sequence ATGGCGAACATGAACGTCACCTACGCCGAGATGGAGTCGGCGGCGACAAAGCTCACCGACGGGCAGACGGAGATCGAGGGCACCCTCTCGAAGCTCAAGTCGCTCGTCGACCAGCTCGTCTCCGACGGCTACGTCACGGACAAGTCCTCCAAGGCATTCAACGAGTCCTACGAGGAGTTCAACACCGGCGTCAAGCAGACCATCGAGGGTCTGACCGGCATGAGCCAGTACCTCACGAAGGCCGCCGAGGCGCTCGCGCAGACCGACGAGCAGCTCGCCAGCGCGCTCAAGGGCTGA
- a CDS encoding FtsK/SpoIIIE domain-containing protein, which yields MRVEVTVSNPATGSWRDVVVEADDATPTGEVLRHLLGHSPVAMPAPDTADVISLAAHRDGRALGATVSTPPAPTVYYRGESVDTQVPVAESGLKHGALLTVDSPSALQLDEPDGLAEVRVVTGPGAGAVHRLSFGTATVGSERGCTICLPDPRIPPLCVTLDVDMSGAVTVRAADGASDVLAETVASGREALTLEREPVTTEATAWAIGAQLVLGSVILELEEVTGPDAALDDSAEAGWLDYNRPPRLLPPERPTTFRLPSPPSEDAKPGLPWMVMLAPVFLGVGLAVMTQRWYMLTMAIFSPLMMLASWVQSRKQGKQSYRRKLAEYRERKTSTEADIEQAVVDERLARRLEAPDPALTMLVANGPRARLWERRTTDPDYLTVRLGVGDLPSEVTVEDPEQLEHRRTTFRTAYDVPIAVSLRERGVVGIAGRDDIPRQVASWAVAQLAVLQSPRDTQVYVLTDAQGAASWEWVRWLPHARPQFGQDTVVTIGNDTETCARRIAELSAALAARQAAMRKGGSGKKLDAPDIVVVIDGARRLRSLPGVVALLKQGPSVGIYALCLDADERLLPEEATAVVLQAPHGLALRQQRVTMVDAIMPDVVGHRWLHRVARALAPLRDISGGDDDSVLPAACRLTEVMSIEPPTPDLVRARWAVSPRSTEAVVGVSLDGPFAIDMRKDGPHGLVAGTTGAGKSELLQTIVASLAVANRPDGMTFVLVDYKGGAAFKDCVDLPHTVGMVTDLDTHLVERALISLGAELTRREHILAAAGAKDIEDYVDLQVKRPELAAMPRLLIVIDEFASLARELPDFVTGLVNIAQRGRSLGIHLILATQRPSGVVSPEIRANTNLRIALRVTDGSESSDVIDAPEAGSISKATPGRAYVRLGANSLVPFQSGRVGGRRPGTVNTASVPWVSSLGLADLAQPIPLRPKVAVTDDAEITDLTVLVEAIRTANDQLGLERQHSPWLPSLATDVRLSDLLGASRAATSPALPPIPYAREDHPAEQDQRPAVIDFASFSHLAIVGGPRSGRSQALRTMAAAIASLVSPADVHLYGLDCGNGALLPLADLPHCGAVVQRTQTDRATRLFTRLRAELARRQEVLAEGGFADLTEQRSSVAPDERLPHVVVMLDRWEGFLGSLAELDGGTPLDQVQTFLREGASVGIHLIVTGDRQLVNVRLGSLFEDKISLRLPDRADYSLLGLQPRKMPEEIPEGRGFRSESGLELQFALLDGEPGGQAQAAALRAVGAWSRERWSDVPRAARPFRVDVLPTRIGFDEAWDLRAEPFAPMPWGLIGVGGDELTALGLDLARTPAAIIAGPARSGRSTALLSVAESLLRGGAEVVLAAPRPSPLRDLAGRAGVRAVLTDADLRTDELQPLMDEGDGPVVLIVDDGELLKDIDAKDYLKSVLRTGGDRGRAIVLGGDSDAVASGFSGWQVDMKGRQGLLLAASSVTDGELIGVRIPRSSMGAPTTPGRVMANLGDGVLRTVQVPQATP from the coding sequence ATGCGTGTCGAGGTCACCGTGTCCAACCCCGCGACGGGCTCGTGGCGAGACGTCGTCGTCGAGGCCGACGACGCCACCCCGACCGGCGAGGTGCTCCGTCATCTGCTCGGCCACTCCCCCGTCGCGATGCCGGCTCCCGACACGGCCGACGTCATCTCGCTGGCCGCGCACCGCGACGGCCGCGCGCTCGGCGCGACGGTGTCGACACCACCCGCTCCGACGGTCTACTACCGCGGCGAGAGCGTCGACACCCAGGTCCCGGTCGCCGAGTCCGGTCTGAAGCACGGCGCCCTCCTCACCGTCGACAGCCCGAGTGCGCTGCAGCTGGACGAGCCCGATGGTCTGGCGGAGGTCCGGGTCGTCACGGGGCCGGGCGCAGGCGCCGTGCACCGTCTCTCGTTCGGCACGGCCACCGTCGGCTCGGAGCGTGGCTGCACGATCTGCCTGCCCGATCCCCGCATCCCGCCGTTGTGCGTGACCCTCGACGTCGACATGAGCGGGGCAGTGACCGTACGGGCGGCCGACGGCGCGTCGGACGTGCTCGCGGAGACCGTCGCCTCGGGCCGCGAAGCCCTGACGCTCGAACGCGAGCCGGTGACTACGGAGGCGACAGCGTGGGCGATCGGCGCCCAGCTGGTCCTGGGCAGCGTGATCCTCGAGCTCGAGGAGGTCACCGGTCCCGACGCCGCACTCGACGACAGCGCAGAGGCCGGCTGGCTCGACTACAACCGCCCGCCGCGTCTGCTGCCACCCGAGCGGCCGACGACGTTCCGGCTCCCGAGCCCGCCGAGCGAGGACGCGAAGCCGGGGCTGCCCTGGATGGTCATGCTGGCACCGGTGTTCCTCGGCGTCGGCCTCGCCGTGATGACCCAGCGCTGGTACATGCTCACGATGGCGATCTTCTCGCCGCTGATGATGCTCGCGTCGTGGGTGCAGTCCCGCAAGCAGGGCAAGCAGTCATACCGGCGCAAGCTCGCCGAGTACCGCGAGCGCAAGACCAGCACCGAGGCCGACATCGAGCAGGCGGTCGTCGACGAGCGGCTCGCCCGCCGCCTCGAGGCTCCCGACCCGGCGTTGACGATGCTCGTCGCCAACGGCCCACGAGCCCGGCTGTGGGAGCGCCGGACCACCGACCCCGACTACCTGACCGTACGACTGGGCGTCGGCGACCTGCCGTCCGAGGTGACCGTCGAGGATCCTGAACAGCTCGAGCACCGCCGCACCACGTTCCGTACGGCCTACGACGTCCCCATCGCCGTCTCGCTGCGCGAACGCGGCGTCGTCGGCATCGCCGGCCGCGACGACATCCCTCGCCAGGTGGCGAGCTGGGCCGTCGCGCAGCTCGCTGTCCTTCAGAGCCCGCGCGACACCCAGGTGTACGTCCTCACCGACGCGCAGGGCGCAGCGTCGTGGGAGTGGGTCCGCTGGCTCCCCCACGCGCGCCCGCAGTTCGGCCAGGACACCGTCGTCACGATCGGCAACGACACGGAGACCTGCGCACGCCGTATCGCCGAGCTCTCGGCGGCTCTCGCCGCCCGGCAGGCCGCGATGCGCAAGGGCGGCTCGGGCAAGAAGCTCGACGCACCCGACATCGTCGTCGTCATCGACGGGGCACGCCGCCTGCGCAGCCTGCCCGGTGTCGTCGCCCTGCTCAAGCAAGGACCGTCGGTCGGCATCTATGCGCTGTGCCTCGACGCCGACGAGCGCCTCCTCCCGGAGGAGGCCACCGCGGTCGTGCTCCAAGCTCCACACGGCCTCGCCCTCCGCCAGCAGCGGGTGACGATGGTCGACGCGATCATGCCCGACGTCGTCGGCCACCGCTGGCTGCACCGCGTCGCGCGGGCGCTCGCACCGCTGCGCGACATCTCCGGCGGCGACGACGACTCCGTCCTTCCCGCGGCCTGCCGCCTCACGGAGGTGATGTCCATCGAGCCTCCGACCCCGGACCTCGTCCGTGCTCGCTGGGCGGTCAGCCCACGCTCGACGGAGGCCGTGGTCGGGGTGTCCCTCGACGGCCCGTTCGCCATCGACATGCGCAAGGACGGGCCGCACGGTCTCGTCGCCGGTACGACCGGTGCCGGCAAGTCGGAGCTCCTCCAGACGATCGTCGCGTCACTCGCCGTCGCGAACCGTCCCGACGGCATGACGTTCGTGCTGGTCGACTACAAGGGTGGTGCCGCCTTCAAGGACTGCGTCGACCTCCCCCACACGGTCGGGATGGTCACCGACCTCGACACGCACCTCGTCGAGCGGGCGCTCATCTCGCTCGGTGCCGAGCTCACCCGGCGCGAGCACATCCTCGCCGCCGCCGGTGCGAAGGACATCGAGGACTACGTCGACCTCCAGGTCAAGCGCCCCGAGCTGGCGGCGATGCCCCGACTGCTCATCGTCATCGACGAGTTCGCCTCGCTCGCCCGCGAGCTGCCCGACTTCGTCACCGGCCTGGTCAACATCGCGCAGCGTGGCCGCTCGCTCGGGATCCACCTGATCCTCGCCACGCAGCGACCGTCCGGCGTCGTCTCGCCCGAGATCCGTGCCAACACGAACCTGCGGATCGCGCTGCGCGTCACCGACGGCTCCGAGAGCAGCGACGTCATCGACGCCCCGGAGGCCGGGAGCATCTCCAAGGCCACGCCCGGCCGCGCGTACGTCAGGCTCGGCGCCAACTCGCTCGTGCCGTTCCAGTCCGGTCGCGTCGGTGGTCGGCGTCCGGGCACCGTCAACACCGCGAGCGTCCCGTGGGTCAGCTCTCTCGGGCTCGCAGACCTCGCGCAGCCGATCCCGCTGCGCCCGAAGGTCGCGGTGACCGACGACGCCGAGATCACCGATCTCACGGTGCTCGTCGAGGCCATCCGTACGGCCAACGACCAGCTGGGGCTGGAGCGCCAGCACAGCCCCTGGCTGCCCTCGCTGGCGACCGACGTGCGGTTGTCCGACCTCCTGGGCGCGAGCCGCGCAGCAACCTCGCCCGCGCTGCCGCCAATCCCGTACGCCCGCGAGGACCACCCTGCCGAGCAGGACCAGCGTCCGGCCGTCATCGACTTCGCCTCGTTCTCGCACCTCGCGATCGTCGGCGGCCCGCGCAGCGGGCGGTCGCAGGCCCTGCGCACCATGGCCGCCGCGATCGCCTCGCTGGTGAGCCCCGCCGACGTCCACCTGTACGGGCTCGACTGCGGCAACGGTGCCCTCCTCCCGCTCGCCGACCTCCCGCACTGCGGGGCCGTGGTGCAGCGGACCCAGACCGATCGTGCGACGCGCCTGTTCACGCGGCTGCGCGCCGAGCTCGCGCGCCGCCAGGAGGTGCTGGCCGAGGGCGGGTTCGCCGACCTCACCGAGCAGCGGTCGTCGGTCGCACCGGACGAGCGGCTGCCGCACGTCGTCGTCATGCTCGACCGGTGGGAGGGGTTCCTCGGATCGCTCGCCGAGCTCGACGGCGGTACGCCTCTCGACCAGGTGCAGACGTTCCTCCGCGAGGGTGCCTCGGTCGGCATCCACCTCATCGTGACCGGCGACCGTCAGCTCGTGAACGTCCGGCTCGGCTCGCTGTTCGAGGACAAGATCAGCCTGCGCCTGCCCGATCGCGCCGACTACTCGCTGCTCGGCCTGCAGCCGCGCAAGATGCCCGAGGAGATCCCCGAGGGTCGCGGCTTCCGCTCCGAAAGCGGCCTCGAGCTCCAGTTCGCATTGCTCGACGGCGAGCCCGGCGGACAAGCCCAGGCGGCCGCGCTGCGGGCGGTCGGCGCGTGGTCGCGTGAGCGTTGGTCGGACGTCCCCCGTGCGGCACGTCCGTTCCGCGTCGACGTGCTCCCGACCCGGATCGGCTTCGACGAGGCGTGGGACCTGCGGGCCGAGCCGTTCGCGCCGATGCCGTGGGGCCTGATCGGCGTGGGCGGCGACGAGCTCACCGCGCTCGGTCTGGACCTCGCCCGTACCCCGGCGGCGATCATCGCCGGTCCGGCACGCAGCGGCCGATCCACCGCGCTGCTCTCGGTCGCCGAGTCGCTGCTGCGCGGCGGCGCGGAGGTCGTCCTCGCCGCTCCTCGGCCGTCGCCGCTGCGGGACCTGGCCGGACGCGCGGGCGTTCGCGCTGTGCTCACCGACGCCGACCTGCGGACCGACGAGCTCCAGCCGCTCATGGACGAGGGCGACGGACCGGTCGTGCTGATCGTCGATGACGGCGAGCTGCTCAAGGACATCGACGCGAAGGACTACCTCAAGTCCGTCCTACGGACCGGCGGCGACCGTGGGCGCGCGATCGTGCTCGGCGGTGACTCGGACGCGGTTGCGAGCGGGTTCAGCGGGTGGCAGGTCGACATGAAGGGCCGCCAGGGGCTCCTCCTTGCCGCATCGAGCGTCACCGACGGCGAGCTCATCGGTGTCCGGATCCCGCGCAGCTCGATGGGCGCACCCACGACGCCCGGGCGCGTCATGGCCAACCTCGGCGACGGCGTCCTCCGTACGGTCCAGGTCCCGCAAGCAACTCCCTGA
- a CDS encoding TadE/TadG family type IV pilus assembly protein — protein sequence MTRALTAWRDRTLRRASGDERGAAAVFVLGMSIVLLVCAGLAIDGGLAINARMRAADDAEQAARIAADSINIEQLRADGTLVIDQQLAGTRAAGYLARRGYGAGQFTVRVNAGSVDVDVRDSTDTAFLGLVGIRRFDVNATARAVPETEPQ from the coding sequence ATGACCCGCGCGCTCACGGCGTGGCGCGACCGGACTCTGCGCCGCGCGTCCGGCGACGAGCGCGGTGCGGCGGCCGTCTTCGTCCTCGGCATGTCGATCGTCCTTCTGGTGTGTGCCGGTCTCGCGATCGACGGCGGCCTCGCCATCAACGCGCGCATGCGGGCAGCCGACGACGCTGAGCAGGCGGCCCGGATCGCCGCCGACTCGATCAACATCGAGCAGCTGCGCGCCGACGGCACGCTCGTCATCGATCAGCAGCTCGCCGGGACGCGCGCCGCCGGCTACCTGGCACGTCGCGGCTACGGCGCGGGGCAGTTCACCGTACGGGTCAACGCCGGCTCGGTCGACGTCGACGTGCGCGACTCCACCGACACGGCGTTCCTCGGGCTGGTGGGCATCCGTCGGTTCGACGTCAACGCCACCGCCCGCGCCGTCCCCGAGACCGAACCACAGTGA
- a CDS encoding TadE/TadG family type IV pilus assembly protein, whose translation MRALRRPRRRLMGRGWGEERGSMSVEVVFFVPILVMFTLLVVAGGRYVAVKGDIEAAARDAARAASFARTADEARTAAATVATAALGSTGSCRVSGIGGNFSAGGIVEVDMRCEVSNRGLGLIGLGGTQTLTASGAAPIDTYRRYG comes from the coding sequence GTGAGAGCACTGCGGCGTCCGCGGAGGCGGCTCATGGGCCGCGGCTGGGGGGAGGAGCGGGGGTCGATGTCGGTCGAGGTCGTCTTCTTCGTGCCGATCCTCGTGATGTTCACCCTCCTTGTCGTGGCGGGAGGGCGTTACGTCGCGGTCAAGGGCGACATCGAGGCCGCGGCACGCGACGCCGCGCGGGCCGCGTCGTTCGCCCGTACCGCCGACGAGGCCCGTACCGCCGCAGCCACCGTCGCGACGGCGGCGCTCGGCAGCACCGGCAGCTGCCGGGTCTCTGGCATCGGCGGCAACTTCTCCGCCGGCGGCATCGTCGAGGTGGACATGCGCTGCGAGGTGTCGAACCGTGGCCTCGGCCTCATCGGTCTCGGCGGCACCCAGACCCTGACCGCGAGCGGAGCAGCGCCGATCGACACCTACCGGAGGTACGGATGA
- a CDS encoding TadE/TadG family type IV pilus assembly protein — MTDRVRRWRRRLRHRDEEGYSSIELVMYMPLLMIAIILTVQAAFIYLGNQAVSAAAREASRTARITADPAAAEARGRAYAANLGGGMISDVNVAVTPVGGDQMRTVVSADAVRLLPFIGAVRVTEEVQGPIEQFVEDAP; from the coding sequence ATGACCGATCGCGTACGACGGTGGCGCAGGCGACTGCGCCACCGCGATGAGGAGGGCTACTCCAGCATCGAGCTGGTCATGTACATGCCCCTGCTCATGATCGCGATCATCCTCACGGTCCAGGCCGCCTTCATCTATCTGGGCAACCAGGCGGTCTCCGCTGCGGCGCGTGAAGCATCCCGTACGGCACGCATCACCGCCGACCCGGCCGCTGCGGAGGCTCGCGGCCGTGCGTACGCCGCCAACCTCGGCGGTGGCATGATCTCCGACGTCAATGTCGCGGTGACACCCGTCGGGGGCGACCAGATGCGGACGGTCGTCTCCGCCGATGCTGTCCGGCTGCTCCCGTTCATCGGCGCGGTCCGTGTCACCGAAGAGGTGCAGGGCCCCATCGAGCAGTTCGTGGAGGATGCGCCGTGA
- a CDS encoding type II secretion system F family protein, whose product MILVLLAGGLVGVGILALVRMYDTGSGTAAAELAHLDAMSQRSRVRTSLTADRRHQAESARVRKLGSSVSTFLESRGWSVPIKVRADLAVMGRSVETHLGMTVLAAVAGFFAPVIIMIPAAMFFSVSWTIPVWLAVFGAVGGAVLTSAQLATEAADRRRDFRHVVSAYLDLVSMNLAGGRGVPEALATAAELSDGWAMVRIRDTIESSRLQGVTPWNALGDLGTEMAIEELRDLAAALALVAEDGAQVRESLSARAASMRQRELADAESRAAERSQSMLVAQLLLCVGFLLFLIYPAVAELLGM is encoded by the coding sequence ATGATCCTCGTTCTGCTCGCAGGCGGCCTCGTCGGCGTCGGCATCCTCGCACTGGTCCGGATGTACGACACAGGCTCCGGCACCGCTGCCGCCGAGCTGGCGCACCTCGATGCGATGAGCCAGCGCTCGCGCGTCCGGACGTCGCTGACGGCCGACCGGCGCCACCAGGCGGAGTCCGCTCGCGTCCGCAAGCTCGGGTCGTCCGTGTCGACGTTCCTCGAGTCGCGCGGCTGGAGCGTCCCGATCAAGGTTCGCGCCGATCTGGCGGTGATGGGGCGCTCGGTCGAGACCCATCTCGGCATGACGGTGCTCGCTGCAGTCGCGGGCTTCTTCGCGCCGGTGATCATCATGATCCCTGCCGCGATGTTCTTCAGTGTCAGCTGGACGATCCCTGTCTGGCTCGCCGTCTTCGGCGCGGTCGGTGGCGCCGTCCTGACGAGCGCGCAGCTCGCGACCGAGGCCGCCGACCGTCGGCGCGACTTCCGCCACGTCGTCAGCGCCTACCTCGATCTCGTCTCGATGAATCTCGCGGGCGGACGCGGTGTCCCCGAGGCGCTGGCGACCGCCGCCGAGCTGAGCGACGGCTGGGCGATGGTCCGGATCCGCGACACGATCGAGTCCTCGCGCCTTCAGGGTGTCACCCCCTGGAACGCGCTCGGCGACCTCGGCACCGAGATGGCCATCGAGGAGCTGCGCGACCTGGCGGCGGCCCTCGCCCTCGTCGCCGAGGACGGTGCGCAGGTGCGCGAGTCGCTTTCGGCGCGTGCGGCGTCCATGCGCCAGCGCGAGCTCGCCGACGCCGAGAGCCGTGCGGCCGAGCGGTCGCAGTCCATGCTCGTCGCTCAACTGCTGCTGTGCGTAGGCTTCCTGCTCTTCCTCATCTATCCTGCCGTGGCCGAGCTCCTCGGCATGTGA
- a CDS encoding type II secretion system F family protein, translating to MASQTIMLVVLLGAVVGAGILLLVWSLTPQEPSGVATSSTLLTRVKRFGARLPIALGVALALLVLTRWPVLAAAGAALVVLAPYLVGGASSEKIAIARLDGLAAWTESLRDTIAGAVGLEQAIPATAYAASPAISPQLIDLSDRLRMRTPLPTALQQFADDLDDSSADMVIAALMLNSRLRGPGLREVLTSLAESAREELEMRRRVVAGRASTRRSVQIVIGITVLFVVGLAVFNREYVAPYGSPVGQMVLLIVLGFFALGFVWMRRLSVFEIPERFLLTSSSSGDRR from the coding sequence ATGGCCAGCCAGACGATCATGCTGGTGGTCCTGCTCGGGGCCGTCGTCGGCGCGGGCATCCTCCTGCTCGTCTGGTCACTCACCCCGCAGGAGCCGTCGGGGGTGGCGACCTCGTCGACCCTCCTCACACGCGTGAAGCGCTTCGGTGCCCGGCTGCCGATCGCGCTCGGCGTCGCCCTCGCGCTGCTGGTGCTCACCCGGTGGCCGGTGCTGGCGGCCGCGGGTGCGGCGCTCGTCGTCCTCGCGCCCTACCTCGTCGGGGGAGCGAGCAGCGAGAAGATCGCCATCGCCCGGCTCGACGGCCTGGCCGCGTGGACCGAGTCGTTGCGCGACACGATCGCCGGCGCGGTCGGCCTCGAGCAGGCGATCCCCGCGACCGCGTACGCAGCATCTCCCGCGATCTCGCCGCAGCTCATCGACCTCTCCGACCGGTTGCGCATGCGCACGCCGCTCCCGACGGCGCTCCAGCAGTTTGCGGACGACCTCGACGACAGCAGCGCGGACATGGTGATCGCCGCGCTGATGCTCAACTCGCGCCTGCGCGGACCTGGGCTTCGAGAGGTGCTCACCTCGCTGGCGGAGTCTGCGCGCGAGGAGCTGGAGATGCGTCGCCGGGTGGTCGCCGGCCGCGCCAGCACCCGACGGAGCGTCCAGATCGTCATCGGTATCACCGTCCTGTTCGTCGTCGGGCTCGCGGTGTTCAACCGCGAGTACGTCGCCCCGTACGGCAGCCCGGTCGGCCAGATGGTCCTGCTGATCGTGCTCGGTTTCTTCGCGCTCGGGTTCGTCTGGATGCGGCGTCTCTCCGTGTTCGAGATCCCCGAGCGCTTCTTGCTCACGTCGAGCTCGTCGGGGGATCGCCGATGA
- a CDS encoding CpaF family protein yields MDQLVLRRLRGEVADAVSRQRREDADSGLPPMTSEDERQYARAVIARVLETHARSEISAGRTPPDTTEEAELADGIHAALYGVGRLQPLLDDPDVENIDINGYDSVFVGYADGEERMLPPVADSDDELVELVQVLAAHSGLTSRPFDTANPQLDLRLPDGSRLSAVMGVTQRPSLSIRRARLSRVSLDMLVENETMSPDLASFLSAAVAARKNIMIAGATNAGKTTLLRALANEIPAHERLITVERALELGLDKYPDLHPNVVAFEERLPNSEGRGYIGMADLVRRSLRMNPSRVIVGEVLGDEIVTMLNAMSQGNDGSLSTIHANSSIEVFNRICTYAIQSAERLPAEAAMMLIAGAIDFVVFVKRRNDYATGGGLRRVVTSVREVNGVDGRVLSSEVFALGRDGHAVPAAAVSCIDELETAGYVPGVYQSQGV; encoded by the coding sequence ATGGACCAGCTCGTGCTGAGGCGTCTGCGCGGCGAGGTCGCCGATGCGGTCTCGCGCCAGCGTCGCGAGGACGCCGACTCGGGCCTGCCGCCGATGACCAGCGAGGACGAGCGCCAGTACGCGCGCGCCGTCATCGCGCGGGTGCTCGAGACCCATGCGCGGTCCGAGATCTCCGCCGGCCGTACCCCGCCGGACACGACCGAGGAGGCCGAGCTCGCCGACGGCATCCACGCCGCTCTGTACGGCGTCGGGCGCCTCCAGCCGCTGCTCGACGACCCGGACGTCGAGAACATCGACATCAACGGCTACGACAGCGTCTTCGTGGGCTACGCCGACGGCGAGGAGCGGATGCTCCCGCCTGTCGCCGACTCGGACGACGAGCTGGTCGAGCTCGTCCAGGTGCTGGCTGCCCACTCCGGGCTGACGAGCCGCCCGTTCGACACCGCCAACCCCCAGCTCGACCTGCGGCTGCCCGACGGCAGCCGCCTGTCGGCCGTCATGGGGGTCACGCAGCGGCCGTCGCTGTCGATCCGCCGCGCGCGCCTGTCACGGGTGTCGCTGGACATGCTGGTCGAGAACGAGACGATGTCTCCCGACCTCGCGAGCTTCCTGTCCGCGGCGGTGGCCGCGCGCAAGAACATCATGATCGCGGGGGCGACCAACGCCGGCAAGACGACGCTGCTGCGCGCGCTGGCCAACGAGATCCCCGCCCACGAGCGGCTGATCACGGTGGAGCGCGCGCTCGAGCTCGGGCTCGACAAGTACCCCGACCTCCACCCCAACGTCGTCGCCTTCGAGGAGCGCCTGCCCAACTCCGAGGGCCGCGGCTACATCGGTATGGCCGACCTCGTACGCCGGTCGCTGCGCATGAACCCGAGCCGCGTCATCGTCGGCGAGGTGCTCGGTGACGAGATCGTCACGATGCTCAACGCGATGAGCCAGGGCAACGACGGCTCGCTCTCGACGATCCACGCCAACTCGTCGATCGAGGTCTTCAACCGCATCTGCACGTACGCGATCCAGTCGGCCGAGCGTCTGCCAGCCGAGGCGGCGATGATGCTCATCGCGGGCGCGATCGACTTCGTCGTGTTCGTGAAGCGACGCAACGACTACGCGACCGGTGGCGGGCTGCGCCGTGTCGTGACGTCGGTCCGCGAGGTCAACGGTGTCGACGGCCGCGTGCTGTCCAGCGAGGTCTTCGCCCTCGGGCGCGACGGGCACGCAGTGCCGGCGGCCGCGGTCAGCTGCATCGACGAGCTCGAGACGGCTGGCTACGTGCCGGGCGTCTACCAGTCTCAGGGGGTGTGA
- a CDS encoding SAF domain-containing protein yields MAESTRTSGVSVHDRQRERAARGVRTRQSLAAAKSDRPAPPRRRRPAMAALAVLLIVGGAALAGLLAVNLDSRTSVIVVKQDVPAGTEITTDLLSTSMVASEGLKIVPEDQVSEVLGTYARVPISEGQLLDTTMLTTGEVLADDTARVGVQLVGGRAPTDLRSGDEVRLIRLAEGAGGEPTPLATAIVLRTSTAESGGLVDGGSGGGGATLMVPSRAADDVVDASAGERLGIALIRRGVAVDEADLSVLGGPR; encoded by the coding sequence ATGGCGGAGTCCACCCGAACTTCTGGCGTGTCCGTCCACGACCGGCAGCGAGAGCGTGCCGCGCGAGGCGTCCGCACCCGCCAGTCGCTCGCCGCGGCGAAGTCCGACCGTCCCGCCCCGCCGCGCCGCCGCCGTCCGGCCATGGCCGCGCTCGCTGTGCTGCTGATCGTCGGTGGGGCCGCACTGGCCGGACTTCTCGCGGTCAACCTCGACAGCCGCACCTCCGTGATCGTCGTCAAGCAGGACGTGCCGGCCGGCACGGAGATCACGACCGATCTCCTCAGCACGTCCATGGTCGCGAGCGAAGGCCTCAAGATCGTCCCCGAGGACCAGGTGTCCGAGGTGCTCGGCACGTACGCGCGAGTGCCGATCAGCGAGGGGCAGCTCCTCGACACCACGATGCTCACCACCGGTGAGGTGCTGGCCGACGACACCGCCCGGGTCGGCGTCCAGCTCGTGGGCGGGCGGGCCCCGACCGACCTGCGCTCGGGCGACGAGGTCCGTCTGATCCGCCTCGCCGAAGGCGCAGGTGGCGAGCCCACTCCGCTGGCGACGGCGATCGTGCTGCGCACGTCGACGGCCGAGTCCGGTGGCCTCGTCGACGGAGGTTCGGGTGGCGGCGGTGCGACCTTGATGGTGCCGTCCCGTGCGGCCGACGACGTCGTCGACGCCTCTGCCGGCGAGCGCCTCGGCATCGCACTGATCCGCCGCGGCGTTGCGGTCGACGAGGCCGACCTGTCGGTCCTCGGAGGACCACGATGA